A region from the Microcella frigidaquae genome encodes:
- a CDS encoding vWA domain-containing protein, producing MTDATSPRAGNGDDSIDIDRIIRPFVVGGLAGYDEDEAHSAEPTDEVVARTALLLCIDRSGSMQSIRDDMIGGLQGMLDAQAALPGRATVDIVTFDAEVELQCSMADISEARIRLEPRGSTALHDALGDAITGFGTALDALPEIARPDVVQVIVVTDGHENASRRYSAAQVRELVERQQRDHGWEFVFLGAGQDAVLTGTRLGFDAGSSMTYTAKGEQVGGMSDALSRYVTDVRMSKKQLFLEAERRAAAEEADRRRAEQEQGDADTAGGAR from the coding sequence ATGACCGACGCCACTTCTCCCCGCGCTGGCAACGGCGACGACTCGATCGACATCGACCGGATCATCCGCCCGTTCGTCGTCGGCGGTCTCGCCGGGTACGACGAGGATGAGGCTCATTCGGCAGAGCCGACCGACGAGGTCGTCGCCCGCACCGCCCTGCTGCTCTGCATCGACCGCAGCGGCTCGATGCAGAGCATCCGCGACGACATGATCGGCGGGCTGCAGGGCATGCTCGACGCGCAGGCCGCGCTGCCCGGTCGTGCCACCGTCGACATCGTCACGTTCGACGCCGAGGTCGAGCTGCAGTGCTCGATGGCCGACATCAGCGAGGCCCGCATCCGGCTCGAACCGCGCGGATCGACCGCCCTGCACGACGCCCTCGGCGACGCCATCACCGGCTTCGGCACCGCGCTCGACGCTCTGCCCGAGATCGCCCGACCCGACGTCGTGCAGGTCATCGTCGTCACCGACGGGCACGAGAACGCCAGCCGCCGCTACAGCGCCGCCCAGGTGCGCGAGCTCGTCGAGCGCCAGCAGCGCGACCACGGGTGGGAGTTCGTCTTCCTCGGCGCGGGGCAAGACGCCGTGCTCACCGGCACGCGACTCGGCTTCGACGCCGGCAGCAGCATGACCTACACCGCGAAGGGCGAGCAGGTCGGCGGCATGTCCGACGCACTCAGCCGCTACGTCACCGACGTGCGGATGAGCAAGAAGCAGCTCTTCCTCGAGGCCGAGCGCCGCGCCGCCGCCGAAGAGGCCGACCGCCGCCGCGCCGAGCAGGAGCAGGGCGACGCCGACACCGCGGGCGGTGCCCGATGA